One genomic window of Streptomyces sp. NBC_01276 includes the following:
- a CDS encoding metal-sensitive transcriptional regulator — MTTIEAEGSGAETGTAPGTLTHEGGAVHGYHHQKDEHLKRLRRIEGQIRGLQRLVDEDVYCIDILTQVSASTKALQSFALQLLEEHLRHCVADAAVKGGTEIDAKVEEATKAIARLLRT; from the coding sequence ATGACGACCATCGAGGCGGAGGGCTCCGGAGCCGAGACGGGCACCGCCCCCGGCACCCTGACCCACGAGGGCGGAGCCGTTCACGGCTACCACCACCAGAAGGACGAGCATCTCAAGCGGCTGCGCCGCATCGAGGGCCAGATCCGCGGCCTCCAGCGGCTCGTCGACGAGGACGTCTACTGCATCGACATACTCACGCAGGTCTCGGCGAGCACGAAGGCCCTCCAGTCCTTCGCCCTCCAACTGCTGGAGGAGCACCTGCGCCACTGCGTCGCGGACGCGGCCGTCAAGGGCGGCACCGAGATCGACGCGAAGGTGGAAGAGGCCACGAAGGCCATCGCCCGCCTCCTGCGCACCTGA